In Bacteroidota bacterium, the genomic stretch CACATCACGCACCATTTTTGAACTTATGGCTGTGTTTTCAGGCATCGAAAGCAAAAACACAGTCTCCAACTCAGGCCAAAGGCTTTTGTTTATCTGGGCAATCTGGTATTCGTAATCGTAATCCGTTACTGAGCGCAATCCGCGCAAAATGTATTTAGCTTCTTTAAACTTACAAAAGTCAACCGTCAACCCATTATAGTGGTCGGCAGTAACTTTAGGCTCATCCTTAAAAATTTCTTTTATCCAACCAATCCTTTTATCCATATCAAAAAGGTGCTTCTTATCCGTATTACGGCCAATAGCAATAATAATTTCATCAAAAAGAGGCAAGGCACGGTTAATAATTTCTACGTGGCCTATGGTAATGGGGTCAAAAGTACCGGGGAATATTGCTCGTTTCATAATCGGTATAATTATATCGGGGGGTTCAAAGAAAACACTTTTTACGTATAAATAACACTAATGCGGCTGATTGGCATAAAAGCTAAACGCCGATTGCCCATATTTCCGGGTTTCAACCAAACAGTCATGCGGAAGTCTCACATTACTATTGTGCTCTATAATCAATAACCCGTCTTGGTGTAGCAGTTGCCGCTCAAACACCAATTGAGGGATTGTATTGATGTTTTGCATGGCATAAGGAGGGTCGGCAAAAATCACATCGTACTTTGCAGCTGCATTTTGCAAGTATTTGTAGGCATCACCTTTTAAGGGTAACAAACAATCCAGCGAAAGCTCTTTTTTCACCTGCTTTAAAAATGAGAGAGTAACCGTGCTGCTATCAACAGCAACCACCTCTTGCGCCCCGCGAGATGAAAACTCAAGGCTTATATTGCCTGCACCTGCAAACAAATCAAGCACTTTTGCACCTTCAAAATCAAGGCGGTTGTTTAAAATATTAAAAAGGGCTTCTTTGGCAATATCGGTTGTGGGCCTTGCCTGTATGTTTTTGGGTGGCCTGATAATGTAGCCTGCGTGTTGTCCGCCTATTATCCTCAATGGCAAAAATCAATCAGAAAGTCAAACTCAAAATCTTCGGGTATATCTATGCTTTTACCTTTTGTTGGTAAAACCTCTGCCCTACCTGCATACGTTGCCAGCACATCAGCTAATTGCTGGGGCGCATTGCCGTGCAACAATAAAGGCAAACTTTGGTGGCTAATACCAAACGTTTGGTAATAGTTAAGAATAAAGTAAGTAGCCTCGTCAATTCCCGTGTTAGGGAAACTGTTAAAGAAAACCGGCTGGGTATTGTTGGCATGTACCAAATAAATACGGTCTTTCTCAACAAACACATTCAGCCTGTTTGGGTAATAACGTACCGATTTACGCAAATAATGAGCGGCTCTGGGCTCAACTATGGCTTCATAGTACTTTGAGCGTGCAGGATAAAACAAATACTCTTTTACCCCAAAAACCAGCTTCACGCTTTCATCAAGCAGTGATACTGCTTTTGCTACTTCATCCTTATCAAGGGTGTGCATGTGGCGCAGGTACGAATCGGTATAAAGCTCATCGTACATGGGTGCAGGCACCAAACTGCACTTGTGCCCTTGCAACACCACGGTGGTGGTTTTATATTTTTGCTTCAGGCTTTCTTGTGAACGAACAAAATCAAAAAAAGCACTTTCATCTTCCTTAAGCGGCACATAAAAACCGAAATGCCCCAACAGCTGCAAAGCTCCGGCAGCATTATGCACTGCAAAAGCACAGGCATTATCGTTTAGTGCCACTACCAAATGGTTTTGGGCTGATAACTGGCTGTTGTAATCCTCGGATGTATGAAATACCTGCATAGGTTGTTTATATGGCAATATACTAAAAAAGCCCTTTTCAGGGCTTTATATCGTTACCGCCTTTGTATAGACGTTCTTAGTTTTCTTGTTTCTCCCAGTTACCTGTGTAAATAGCATCGCTTAAAGAACCTACTTTAAGAGCACGCTTTTTATTTACCGGTTTAGGGTCAATCACTTCAAATACTTGAAGGGTAACACCGTTACGGTTTACTGTACCTGATCCGATTTTAAATTCAACTTTATCTGAGCAAGGCACAAAACGCAATGAGTCGAAATTAGCTATTTTGTCTTTCAGCTTATCAGCAATAGTTACAAACATTGTATCTATCACAACGGTTTGGTTCGCTTCGGTCAATTCACCCACCTGTTTCAACTCAACAATTTTTCCGTTTTTAAGACCGTACTCAAGACTATCAAAGCTGTTAGCAAATACTCCGTAAGCATCTTTATAAGCAAACTGAGCCTCTTTAATTTCAGTTAAACGTTGAATAATTTTACCCTCAACATACGCTATTTGATTTTGCATGCGCAGTGTTGATGCAATAGAGTCATAACACAAATAACCCACTATAACACAAAGAATAGCTAATACTGCTTTAACTATGTTGTTAGTCATACTTTCTTGATTTGGTGCAATAATACTACTTTTACTTGTATGGCGTGTAAAATGCATCTTAAAACTGCACTTATACGCACACTTTTTTTACTGAACGATTTTTCTGCCTTACAGGTTTGAATTAATCATTAATAAAAAACCCGCATAGCATACGCCATGCGGGTTATATATACAAAGTATCTGGTCTGTTGTAATTACTTTTTAGCTACAAGATTGATATTGATACCAATTATGTTGCTAAGGAAGTTTTCTTTCAAAAAGGCACGGGCTTTAGTGTCTTTTTCGTTACCCCACATTACGTTCCACTCCAAACGGTTGATTTCAGTTTTTGCAGTAGCAGTTACTGAACCGTCGGCAGTTGTAATTTTAGCAGGGAAAGTAATTTCACGGGTGTTATTTTTGATTGAAAGGTTACCGCTTACGCTGTGGGTATTACCGTTTGCATCAGCAGCAGCCAATTTCTCAACTTTAGTGATTTCGAATGTAGCAGTAGGAAAACTATCAACGTTGAAGAAATCAGGGCTTGCAAGGTGACCTACCAATTTAGCGTTCTCAGCTGCATCAGTAATGTCGGTGTTTTTGATAGTTTTCATATCAACAGTAAAGTTACCTGATTTTAGTTCGCCGTTTTCAAACGAAAGAATACCGGTTTGGATATTGATAGTTCCGGTGTGTGAACCTGAAACAACTTTTGAACCGCTCCAACCCAATGTGCTGGCAGTTGCATCAACGGTATAAGTGGCTGCTGAATCAGATGCTTGAGCTACTTGTCCGGCTTCGTTTGAGGTTTTAGTGTTTTGCTTGCAAGCCGCCAAAGACGCTGCTGCAAATAGTACTACAAATACTTTTTTCATATTGTTTTTAGTGTAATTATTAGTACAAAGCTATAAATCAATGTTTAAACATCAAAGTGATTTCTTTAACATTTGTATAAACAACTGTTTAACAGGACTTTAAATTTAGACTCATTCTTAATAACGAAAAAAGGGCAGCTAAAAACTGCCCTTTTTCCGTTATTTATCGCCTAAACAACTATTTACACTCGTAAGTATAAGTGGTGTTGGTTGTTTCTGTGGGGCTGATTTCTTTTGAAGTAGCTGGGCTATTACGTGTATTAAACGTATAAGTGGTAGTAATTGTTTCATTACCTGTATCGGTTACATCGGTGTGACTGGTTTTCAAATTCACATCAATGTCTTTAGAGTCAATGTTGGGGTCACTCCACTCATCAGGTACCAGCTTAGTAATCAGCTTGTAAGCAGCATCGGCATCACCCGCAGTTTTGCTCAAATCAAACACCGCAGTAAACGAAACTTTAAACGGCTCAGAAACATCTGATTTTGAAGATTCTTTAGTACGGTTACCGTTACCATCGTACTCGTAGCTATACTCATCTTGTAATGAGTAGGGTTGAGTACCCATTGAGGTTTCAGAAGACCTGTAAGTAATCAATCCGGCAGGGCGTCCTTTTGAATTATAATTTAAGAATATACCGCTGTCTTTTGAAACTACTTTACCTACACCGGGAAAGTTATCAATAGTTGTGGTGCGCACCGTATATGAAACCCTTCCGTTTGCATCGTAAAAATACTTTTGGTTAATATCCACCAAACCGAAAGGAGAGTTGATACTATAATCACGTTGAGTTATCTTATTTGCTGAATTGAAGGCATTGCTAAAATTGATGGTCAAAGCCCCTTTTTGGTAAAGCTTTACATCAGTAAGGTTACGGCCATTATAAGATAATAAAGCATAGCTGGTTGTATCTTCATTACCGGTAACAGAATCTATAAAGTTGGCCTTTACAATTTTATCATCGTTGTAATACAATACAAACCCACCATAGCTAAGAGGGCTGCCGGTAACTGCAATCTCTTCTTTGATAGACTTTAGCTTACAGTTTTGACTTGAACCGCCGTTGTTGTTTCCGTTGTTCTCATCTTTCTTACAAGATGCCGCAGCTAAAAGAAGCCCGGCAAAAGCAAACATGATAATTTTTTTCATAATTCAGTTTATGTACTTAACCTAAGTAGACGGCTATTTATGCAAAACGGTTCCCCACCCAAACAAAACGTTTGTTAATATATTCAGGGTTGGTGAAACTGGCATTACCCGCGGGGTTACCGCCCGTAACGTGAAAATCAGAAAATGCAGCATGCTGGTTTACAAATATTGCACCTGTGAAGTTGAATGAAACCGGGGTAAACACGCTGTTCATTTCATCTTCAATAGTAGCTTGTGCAGCAGCATCGGTTGTATAAGCCAAGCAGGTAATGGCACCGTGAGCTTCTGCTGACTCTTTTACCAACTGCAACGAGTGTGCTGAGCTATCGGTTTTAATAACAAACACAACCGGCCCAAAGCATTCTGTTAGGTAAAGGTCTTTTTGCTCCACTCCTACCTCAATCAAACTTGGGCTGGCAGTACGGGCATTCTCAAACTCAGGGTTGGCAACCTGCACGCTGGCAAGCACCATGCGACCACCGGCACCGGCAGCTGCTTGCACACGTTGTATGGTAGCATCGGCTTGGATACCACCCAAGGTAAAGGCACCCATTTTAGGATGGTTTACAATGCCTTTGATTGCTTCTGCAAGCATATTCACAGCATCGTCATACGCCACAACTCCATCGGGGGTTTTAATACCGTCTTTTGATATAAAGATATTTTGTGGTGCAGTACACATTTGTTTTGAATACAGCGATACTGAAAACGCAATGTTTTGCATCACCGCATTAATATCAGCCGCAGAATCAAGTATTACCGAGTTTACTCCTGCTTTTTCAGTAAATACATCTTTACCGCTAAGGTTTTCTACATAGTTACCAAAGCTTGAGCTTCCGGTAAAATCAACCAGTTTCACATCCTTATCCTCGGCCAATTGCTTAGTAATAGGTTGTGTAACGGTATCTACCGCCAACTGAACTATATTAGGGTCAAAACCGTTAGCCTTCAATACTTTTTGAATTTCTCCCACCACAATGGCAATAGGTAATATTGCTTTAGGGTGAGGTTTCACTATCACAGTATTACCGGTAATTAAACTGGCATACAAACCGGGTACGGTGTTCCAAGTAGGGAAAGTAGAACAGCCTATTACCAAGCTGATACCTTTTGGTACGGCTTTCCAGTTTTTACGAATATTGATATCAAACTTGCCCATGTTTTTAACCCACATCACTTCTTGTGGAAAACGGGTAAGTTCCATATAGCCCATGGTAATAGCTTCAAGTGCCCTGTCGTTTGCATGTGGACCGCTGGCCTGAAACGACATCACAAAACCTTGTCCGGTGGTGTGCATGGTGGCATAAGCAATATCAAAAAAGCGAGGGATTATTTGTTCAAGAGTTTCTATCAAAACACCGGTACGTTCCTCAACACTGGTTTTGCTCCATTGCTTTTGAGCAGTTTTAGC encodes the following:
- a CDS encoding methyltransferase, producing MRIIGGQHAGYIIRPPKNIQARPTTDIAKEALFNILNNRLDFEGAKVLDLFAGAGNISLEFSSRGAQEVVAVDSSTVTLSFLKQVKKELSLDCLLPLKGDAYKYLQNAAAKYDVIFADPPYAMQNINTIPQLVFERQLLHQDGLLIIEHNSNVRLPHDCLVETRKYGQSAFSFYANQPH
- the paaN gene encoding phenylacetic acid degradation protein PaaN, with the protein product MNQAASLFEKHKPTLDAAIKAISERNYYTPYPENPKAYAEDGDANGKSYFQKLLNTGFNELLQTGEVAHIGEEVSPFLQLGLGITYPAFSPEQLMSNAKTAQKQWSKTSVEERTGVLIETLEQIIPRFFDIAYATMHTTGQGFVMSFQASGPHANDRALEAITMGYMELTRFPQEVMWVKNMGKFDINIRKNWKAVPKGISLVIGCSTFPTWNTVPGLYASLITGNTVIVKPHPKAILPIAIVVGEIQKVLKANGFDPNIVQLAVDTVTQPITKQLAEDKDVKLVDFTGSSSFGNYVENLSGKDVFTEKAGVNSVILDSAADINAVMQNIAFSVSLYSKQMCTAPQNIFISKDGIKTPDGVVAYDDAVNMLAEAIKGIVNHPKMGAFTLGGIQADATIQRVQAAAGAGGRMVLASVQVANPEFENARTASPSLIEVGVEQKDLYLTECFGPVVFVIKTDSSAHSLQLVKESAEAHGAITCLAYTTDAAAQATIEDEMNSVFTPVSFNFTGAIFVNQHAAFSDFHVTGGNPAGNASFTNPEYINKRFVWVGNRFA
- the coaD gene encoding pantetheine-phosphate adenylyltransferase: MKRAIFPGTFDPITIGHVEIINRALPLFDEIIIAIGRNTDKKHLFDMDKRIGWIKEIFKDEPKVTADHYNGLTVDFCKFKEAKYILRGLRSVTDYDYEYQIAQINKSLWPELETVFLLSMPENTAISSKMVRDVILYGGDYKRFVPDAVRIG
- a CDS encoding DUF3822 family protein, with translation MQVFHTSEDYNSQLSAQNHLVVALNDNACAFAVHNAAGALQLLGHFGFYVPLKEDESAFFDFVRSQESLKQKYKTTTVVLQGHKCSLVPAPMYDELYTDSYLRHMHTLDKDEVAKAVSLLDESVKLVFGVKEYLFYPARSKYYEAIVEPRAAHYLRKSVRYYPNRLNVFVEKDRIYLVHANNTQPVFFNSFPNTGIDEATYFILNYYQTFGISHQSLPLLLHGNAPQQLADVLATYAGRAEVLPTKGKSIDIPEDFEFDFLIDFCH
- a CDS encoding YceI family protein; the encoded protein is MKKVFVVLFAAASLAACKQNTKTSNEAGQVAQASDSAATYTVDATASTLGWSGSKVVSGSHTGTINIQTGILSFENGELKSGNFTVDMKTIKNTDITDAAENAKLVGHLASPDFFNVDSFPTATFEITKVEKLAAADANGNTHSVSGNLSIKNNTREITFPAKITTADGSVTATAKTEINRLEWNVMWGNEKDTKARAFLKENFLSNIIGININLVAKK